TGGCCGTTTCTGAAGCTTCTCCAATTGATTGGCTAAAAAAATTATGGTAATTCTTGTCGTAATGCCTGTAGAGCAATACTGCAGAAAACCGGGAAGAGATGCTGGCCATTGCGCCCTGTAGCATTGCCCAGCCGCCATGAAAGCTCCGCGCCAGCTCCCCGTAAAAGTAAACATTCTGAAAAGTGTAATTGTAATGGAAACCGGTGTTGATCAGCTGATCACCTGCGAAATGGTATTTTTTATAAGCCGGACTGCTATTGGTAAAGGAATGTCCGTATTTCGATTGATAGCCCACTATACCTGCACTAAAATGGTCAGTCAGGTATTGTAAGGCGGCTCCATATACCTGTTGAGCCAATCTCTTTCTGTTCTGTAGTTCAGTTTGGGTTCTGTGAAGACCACTTTCGCTGATGGTACTTAATATGGCGCTGCCATCAGGTAGCATTTTTAAGCTGGCATCACGTTTTCTGAACGAAAAAAATGAGTTGAGGTAAAAATTTCCGGACAACTGAACGGTAGCCGCAATACCTCTGAAAAAAGCACCTTCATTGGCAGAGGTATAAGGCTTTAAACCTACATCTTTACTGGCTACACTGGTCACATCAGGGCCTTTTCCAAAAGAGAAGCCGGACCAGAGCGTTAACCCCTGTCCGAATTGAAGACTGTAGTCTCCGATAACCAGTTTATGGATGCGCCGGAACTTATAAAAGGCAATGTTTCCGGAGAGAAAATCTATGGCTGCTTCCTCATTGAATATCACTTCTCCGGCATCTTTCTTCATCACTATGGATGCGGAAAGTATTTCTGAATACTGGTATTTGTACCGGAACAACAGTTTGTCCGGGCTCCCCAGGTACCTGCTTCCCTTAAGATTTCTGAAACCCTTTTGTTCTTGCAAAATCCTGCCATACCTGAGCATGATCTGGTTGGTACCCTCCCGGTAAAGATCTTTCAGTTTTAAATGAGTATAGGCTGTGGCCGGATTTAAGGTTACATAAGGGAGCAGCCTGTCTATGGTTTCCGGATCAAAACCAGGAATAGATTGTAGCTCCAGAAGGTCTAACAATTTTCCATTAACAGATAGGTGTAGAAAGAAATTGCTGATTTGTAGAGGAGATAAGCAGATCAGCTTTTTTAAGTCTTCCGGGCGGGCGCGGTTCAGGTCTATCGGATGCTTCCTGAAAAAATCAAGCTGATCGGTCAGTTCAGAAAGTTCTTCTTCTTCATTCCCCTTTTCGGCGAGGCTTTCCCTGAGCTCTTTTACAGCTTCCTCTTCCTGTGCAAAGAGGGGAACTTCCGAAAAAATCAGAATGAAGACGAAGAGAAATCGAAGTGAAGCAGGCATCATCATGCCTAATCACCGTATTATTTGTGGTAATAAATAATTATTTAACTAATAATTTATATTTCCTCGTTAAGTTTTAATAAGAAGTCTTTCAGTTTTTCCAGAGAAGCGATGATCTTTTGGTTCTCTTTTACTTCGGAGGTATTGTTTTTTAAATGTTCTTTTGCCCCTTTAAGCGTAAAGCCTTTGTCATCTACCAGGTGGAAAATGATCTTTAGATTTTCAATGTCTTCAGGAGTAAATAAACGGTTTCCTTTTTTGTTTTTCTTAGGTTGCAATACATCAAATTCCTTCTCGTAAAAGCGGATCTGGGATGCATTTACGCCAAACATTTCGGTCACCTCACCCATCGTATAATACATTTTATTAATTTCCCGTTCTTTGTAAGGCATAGTTTGATCTTGATTATTAGTGGTTTACGGCTATTATATAAAGTGTTCAAATGTAAAGGGATTTTAGTAGAATACCGCAATAAAATTTTAATTTTGTTCACCATTAATATAGAGAAGGATGACAGCTAAGGAAATCAGACAGGCTTACTTAAAATTTTTTGAATCGAAACAACATCATATTGTTCCCTCTGCACCAATTGTAGTAAAGAACGATCCGACACTGATGTTCACCAATGCGGGAATGAATCAGTTTAAGGATTTGTTTCTGGGAGAAGCAGCCGTTAAATATCCACGTGTAACCGATACGCAACGTTGTTTGCGTGTGTCAGGTAAACATAATGACCTGGAGGAAGTAGGAATTGATACCTATCATCATACCATGTTTGAAATGTTGGGTAACTGGAGCTTTGGAGATTACTTTAAAAAAGAAGCCATTGCCTGGAGCTGGGAATTATTGACAGAAGTATACCAGATCCCTAAAGATAAATTATATGTTTCTATCTTCGAAGGAGATGAGAAAGAAGGTTTACCAAGAGATACGGAAGCCTATGATCTGTGGAAACAATATGTGCCCGAAGACCGCATCATCCTTGGAAATAAAAAAGATAATTTTTGGGAGATGGGCGATACCGGTCCTTGTGGACCCTGCTCAGAAATCCATGTAGATTGCAGAACTGAAGAAGAACGTAAAGCAGTGAGCGGAAAAGACCTGGTGAATGCAGATCATCCACAGGTAATCGAAATCTGGAACAATGTATTTATGCAGTTCAACAGGCTTAAAGATGGCTCTTTGCAACCGCTTCCGGCTCAACATGTGGATACAGGAATGGGATTTGAACGTCTGGTACGGGTGTTACAGGAGAAATCCTCTAACTACGATACCGATGTATTCCAGCCATTAATCCAGTTTATTGCGGAACATGCAGGGGTTGCTTATGGAGCAGATGAAAAGACCGACATTGCGATGCGCGTAATGGCTGACCATATCCGTGCGATCTCTTTTGTGATTGCAGACGGACAGTTGCCGTCAAATAATAAAGCAGGGTATGTGATCCGCAGAATCCTTCGTCGTGCAGTAAGGTATGCCTATACTTTCCTGAACCTGAAAGAACCTTTCCTGAACCAGTTGGTGCCGGTATTGGCCGGACAGTTTAGCGGTGTGTTTGACGAATTGGTTTTACAACAGGATTTCGTTCAGAAAGTAGTGTTGGAAGAGGAAGTTTCCTTCCTGAGGACCTTAGCTACAGGAATTCAGCGCTTTGAAAACTATACCAAAAAACAAGGTGAATTGCTGATGTCTGAAAATGCAATTGAACTGGAGAAATCATTCGAAGACAATTGGGTTTACAGCATTTTAAAAGACCAGATGGTGATTTCAGGAGATTTTGCTTTTGAACTGAATGATACTTATGGTTTCCCGATAGATTTAACGGAGTTGATGGCCAGGGAACAACGCTGGACTGTTGATATGGATGAATACAATAAGGCTTTGTTAAAGCAGAAAGAAAGGTCAAGGGCAGCTACGGCTGTAGATACGGGCGACTGGATCATGGTGAATGCTGACCTGGAGACTGATTTTGTGGGCTATGACGATTTTGAAATAGAAACTCAAATCATCAAATACCGTAAGGTGAGTGCAAAAGGCAAGGAACAATATCAGATTGTGCTGAGCAAAACACCGTTTTATGCAGAGAGTGGTGGTCAGGTAGGAGATACCGGACGGTTGGAAGACCATAGCCGTTTGTTCTTTGTGGAGATTACAGACACCAAGAAAGAAAATGGAGTAATCGTTCATTATACAGATACTTTGCCTGAAGATTTGGATGGTTTATTCTGGGCGGTGATAGATGAAGACAAACGTTTATTGTCGCAAGACAACCATACGGCTACACACTTGCTTCATGCAGCACTTAAAAAAGTGCTTGGAAGTCATGTGAATCAAAAAGGATCCCTGGTTAATCCGGATTATCTGCGTTTCGATTTTTCTCATTTTGCAAAAATCAGCGAGGATGACCTGGCACAGATCGAGCACCTGGTGAATCAAAAGATCAGAGAGAATATTCCATTGAAAGAACAAAGGGATGTGCCTTATGATCAGGCGATTTCTAGTGGGGTGACGGCATTGTTTGGAGAAAAGTACGGTGATTTTGTACGTATCATCACTTTTGATGATCATTATTCAAAAGAGCTTTGCGGAGGTACCCATGTTCAGGCAACGGGGCAGATTGGTTATTTCAAAATCATCTCAGAGAGTGCGGTTGCAGCTGGGGTAAGACGTATTGAAGCAATTACAGCAGATAAAGCTGAAGCCTTCATTTTAGACCAGAACAGGGAGCTGAATGAGCTGAGAGCTTTACTTAAAGGAAATAAGGATTTAAAATCTGCAGTCAGCGCTTTGCTGGAAGAAAACTCGAAGCTGAAGAAAGACGCGGAGAAAGCAGTAGGGGAGCAGTCTGCGAACCTGAAACATGAAATTGTTCACCACCTTAAAACCATTAATGGGGTGAACCTGATTGCCACTCATGTGGATCTGCCGAATGCCGATGCGGTGAAGAACCTGGCTTTTGCAGTGAAAGACCTGGTAGATGATCTTTTATTGGTATTTACTACTTTAATTGATGATAAACCTGGAATTACGGTGATGCTTTCAGAAAACCTGATTAAGGATAAGGGCTTAAACGCTTCGAATATAGTAAGGGAGCTGGCTAAAGACATCCAGGGTGGTGGTGGCGGTCAGCCGTTTTATGCTACTGCAGGCGGTAAGAACAAGGATGGTTTATCTGCGGTTCTTGCTAAAGCAGCTGATTTAATCCCGGCATAACTGCTTGTTAAAAAAATGGGGCTCAAAAAGCCTGTTGATATAAAAAGGCCGGTCATAAACCGGCCTTTTCTTATTTAAGAACCCAATAACCAAGGGCCAGCCAGATCAGCCCCTTGACTAGAAAAAAGAGGAATCCCCAGATTCCAACTTTCTTTAACCATTTTAAGATGTTGGCTTTTTTCTCTGATGTGGGTGTATTTGTCATAATTAAAG
This region of Pedobacter steynii genomic DNA includes:
- a CDS encoding helix-hairpin-helix domain-containing protein gives rise to the protein MMMPASLRFLFVFILIFSEVPLFAQEEEAVKELRESLAEKGNEEEELSELTDQLDFFRKHPIDLNRARPEDLKKLICLSPLQISNFFLHLSVNGKLLDLLELQSIPGFDPETIDRLLPYVTLNPATAYTHLKLKDLYREGTNQIMLRYGRILQEQKGFRNLKGSRYLGSPDKLLFRYKYQYSEILSASIVMKKDAGEVIFNEEAAIDFLSGNIAFYKFRRIHKLVIGDYSLQFGQGLTLWSGFSFGKGPDVTSVASKDVGLKPYTSANEGAFFRGIAATVQLSGNFYLNSFFSFRKRDASLKMLPDGSAILSTISESGLHRTQTELQNRKRLAQQVYGAALQYLTDHFSAGIVGYQSKYGHSFTNSSPAYKKYHFAGDQLINTGFHYNYTFQNVYFYGELARSFHGGWAMLQGAMASISSRFSAVLLYRHYDKNYHNFFSQSIGEASETANEQGAYFGLNYSPHQHWKFSAYLDYFKFPWLRYRVDFPSSGHEILSQLRYTPSKKLRLNLRVKTEQKQQNPDAGNPDRSLEDLRKTNYRLECDWQFDKKFKSQQRFEVIRYHKGRKAAELGYLIYQDLHYTPLSSKLSGNIRLAYFRTDSYNSRIYAYEDDVLSGSGSGGYYGKGIRTYLNFRYRLFRMLDLWGKYAIYIYQDKSSIGSGLDEITGNQKSDLKLQLRYQF
- a CDS encoding MerR family transcriptional regulator; its protein translation is MPYKEREINKMYYTMGEVTEMFGVNASQIRFYEKEFDVLQPKKNKKGNRLFTPEDIENLKIIFHLVDDKGFTLKGAKEHLKNNTSEVKENQKIIASLEKLKDFLLKLNEEI
- the alaS gene encoding alanine--tRNA ligase, which produces MTAKEIRQAYLKFFESKQHHIVPSAPIVVKNDPTLMFTNAGMNQFKDLFLGEAAVKYPRVTDTQRCLRVSGKHNDLEEVGIDTYHHTMFEMLGNWSFGDYFKKEAIAWSWELLTEVYQIPKDKLYVSIFEGDEKEGLPRDTEAYDLWKQYVPEDRIILGNKKDNFWEMGDTGPCGPCSEIHVDCRTEEERKAVSGKDLVNADHPQVIEIWNNVFMQFNRLKDGSLQPLPAQHVDTGMGFERLVRVLQEKSSNYDTDVFQPLIQFIAEHAGVAYGADEKTDIAMRVMADHIRAISFVIADGQLPSNNKAGYVIRRILRRAVRYAYTFLNLKEPFLNQLVPVLAGQFSGVFDELVLQQDFVQKVVLEEEVSFLRTLATGIQRFENYTKKQGELLMSENAIELEKSFEDNWVYSILKDQMVISGDFAFELNDTYGFPIDLTELMAREQRWTVDMDEYNKALLKQKERSRAATAVDTGDWIMVNADLETDFVGYDDFEIETQIIKYRKVSAKGKEQYQIVLSKTPFYAESGGQVGDTGRLEDHSRLFFVEITDTKKENGVIVHYTDTLPEDLDGLFWAVIDEDKRLLSQDNHTATHLLHAALKKVLGSHVNQKGSLVNPDYLRFDFSHFAKISEDDLAQIEHLVNQKIRENIPLKEQRDVPYDQAISSGVTALFGEKYGDFVRIITFDDHYSKELCGGTHVQATGQIGYFKIISESAVAAGVRRIEAITADKAEAFILDQNRELNELRALLKGNKDLKSAVSALLEENSKLKKDAEKAVGEQSANLKHEIVHHLKTINGVNLIATHVDLPNADAVKNLAFAVKDLVDDLLLVFTTLIDDKPGITVMLSENLIKDKGLNASNIVRELAKDIQGGGGGQPFYATAGGKNKDGLSAVLAKAADLIPA